In Plasmodium sp. gorilla clade G2 genome assembly, chromosome: 5, one genomic interval encodes:
- a CDS encoding G10 protein, putative has protein sequence MPRIRTMNSRKPPEGWHKVESFLEEMNKQMRSLENEDTSKKRKNEILWPIFQINHKTSRYIYELYYKRKEISRELYDYLVQEKYVDGALISKWRKQGYENLCCLKCIQVSDSNFSNTCICRVPKSDLGNKVLQCVNCGCRGCASGDN, from the exons atgccACGTATAAGAACTATGAATTCAAGAAAGCCACCTGAAGGTTGGCATAAGGTTGAGTCCTTTTTAGAAGAAATGAATAAACAAATGAGAAGTTTGGAAAATGAAGATACTtctaaaaaaaggaaaaatgaaatattgtGGCcaatttttcaaataaacCATAAAACGTCtcgttatatatatgaattatattataaaaggaaagaaatatcaa GAGagttatatgattatttagTTCAAGAAAAGTACGTAGATGGAGCTTTAATTTCTAAATGGAGAAAGCAGGGATATGAAAATTTGTGTTGCTTAAAATGTATACAAGTATCAGACAGTAATTTTAGTAATACTTGTATATGTAGGGTGCCAAAAAGTGATTTAGGAAATAAG GTATTACAATGTGTAAATTGTGGATGTAGGGGTTGTGCAAGTGGAGATAATTAa
- a CDS encoding zinc finger protein, putative, with translation MTKEKGELNNSWYEEKENKIVSEEHYTFEFISERETKNPSVKNSTLGNYKDNKIESFNNTYSICSNLNIVDSLKDTHDKKDITTFGKMLSKQGRTEFSPTYVNKNSKRKYDQEKRTYSFFQRHRSSYKERNNSKNVNNMEENNMIRDYDEDDNIMKKNEERDVLYDTITNNSDINNDYNNNNNNNNNNNDNNNNSSGNNDGIEPLRRNEINKYPYNNNHKNYIINTYNNMETKQNIMFKSKSFNRHIPYEKKEGMKIFRSSTNQDILENDYGNSFLKTGSNYPSKLKEKGMDINHYNTIRESNYDFKSALNVQFCKTKMCPYMNTKEKCKRFSNNMCPYAHDKSELKPIPNLYKTAMCRNFIKNMCFKSKKECNFAHHVEELRSTDEFYKTTLCKFFLNGYCKADKNCRHAHGYKELKRRPTNNMNVTFIWGSKMNHNDMDTKKEIIDKEIMNNFHSSESGSLNENRREKLPTGEENELIVDLKVSGEEENLSDVNEEDDMLNMCNTSKNNKKRDDYYNNSCKFMSISTKDTCCFISKNNAESSGDEERYRSKSDCSNDLKEEDKEEKAEKNGIHKLKGESHDDDIKCIYYINDDELAKDEIELRGEDDKYKNKNIQANISEEKEKIKCFKEEEKGTHINMQYKCDNIVDDESNENLQSEKFIRNTCLSLSGAELEDEKNECNENNSKMKDNVLSNNNSNEDIMNRQEEECDVISGNGDVKSYITYDDKMNHTTKYHRNVDYDRKYFNNEGVYKRSIYYIKLNENSRYNFNNNDDNEYDNNFRGKDNNHSYNYQKKKNNHEYNKNVYKNRKFLNTKIDNIRQNDDENSMINENDFNNKNGNIFDINKGMNNGSMVYYPIKYNNNSNSNNNNNDKVKRYSSNNENISNNNDNNDNNNNNNIVNLNNYNNIGMNKYVYNNTNEMNNYYSNYHCYNNINDITNRYMNNNNSNNNNNISYNNTYYCYYKNMKHGSNYEGTISTATTTNNNHYNNNNNNNYIYEHSLSDISNIMIIPYRNYQRDKKDFSEHCSFLGGKNIQMTLNNDIKDMDMEDDNMLNDNNINRKAHNINVHKWMHDIQSNYKCNDTHNNKNNNDYIKDNTLDDNHGEIDYDHKCDDDFNYYEENNYLYDSTHNSIKDRNTLSENLNLRKTCSYDGEFFNDKFTHRTCSYERNNKESDDIEGNEDEKNSDESNYNETCLKYNDEKYKAKYNLKEKDIYVSNSKYINNETNTYYDMYSHNKRSRGISTNLRNDNVARDDIYREEECNIWNEDLHVCSFKKMNDLKKKKNEYYMDDYYNCEKEEREVEKSKEKGKGRNDKYINFPINKKNEQVDEQHLIYHYIPCIPKVNTYNTNHYPTYDKIMEHYNNKYNWLYHRTALFEPMDISYVERRHIMEPILTYEKEKMGNILFSNNNSSIYFVGNEKNIVHDNNHNKIYENDDETSSNDDLFNKELQTCVSCYQYIKETIPSNKIFIESTCLNCGQFIRKSLCLILIELLKPQVQNILSDVSFYQQCYND, from the coding sequence atgaCAAAAGAGAAAGgtgaattaaataattcatggtatgaagaaaaagaaaataaaatagttTCAGAAGAACATTATACATTTGAATTTATAAGTGAAAGAGAAACAAAAAATCCAAGTGTAAAAAACAGCACCTTAGGaaattataaagataataagatagaatcatttaataataccTATTCCATTTGTTCCAATTTGAATATAGTGGATTCTTTAAAAGACACACATgataaaaaggatataacTACATTTGGCAAGATGTTATCAAAGCAAGGAAGGACTGAATTTTCTCCCActtatgtaaataaaaatagtaaaagaaaatatgatcAAGAAAAGCGTacttattcattttttcaaAGGCATCGAAGCAGTTACAAAGAAAGAAACAATAGTAAAAATGTTAATAACATGGAAGAGAATAATATGATCAGGGATTATGATGaggatgataatattatgaaaaagaatGAAGAAAGGGATGTCCTTTATGACACTATCACTAACAATAgtgatattaataatgattataataataataataataataataacaacaataatgacaataataataatagttctGGTAATAATGATGGGATAGAGCCTTTGAGAAGAaacgaaataaataaatacccgtacaataataatcataaaaattatataattaacacttataataatatggagaCAAAACAGAATATAATGTTTAAGAGTAAATCATTTAACCGACATATTCCATATGAGAAAAAGGAAGGTATGAAGATATTCAGATCTAGCACTAATCAAGATATTTTAGAAAATGATTATGGAAATTCTTTTTTGAAAACGGGATCCAATTATCCATCAAAATTAAAAGAGAAAGGAATGGATATTAATCATTACAATACAATTAGAGAATCAAATTATGACTTTAAGAGTGCTTTAAATGTACAATTTTGTAAAACAAAAATGTGTCCATATATGAACACTaaagaaaaatgtaaaagATTTTCAAACAATATGTGTCCATATGCGCATGATAAAAGTGAGCTGAAACCTATacctaatttatataaaacagCCATGTGTcgaaattttataaaaaatatgtgttTTAAATCAAAGAAGGAATGTAATTTTGCTCATCATGTGGAAGAACTTAGATCGACAGAcgaattttataaaacaactttatgtaaatttttcCTTAATGGTTATTGTAAAGCCGATAAAAATTGTAGACATGCACATGGTTATAAAGAATTAAAGAGAAGACcaacaaataatatgaatgtgACGTTTATATGGGGATCCAAAATGAACCATAATGATATGGATACTAAGAAAGAGATAATTGATAAAGAGATTatgaataattttcattCATCAGAAAGTGGCtctttaaatgaaaatagaAGAGAGAAATTACCAACAGgagaagaaaatgaattgATTGTTGATCTAAAAGTATCAGGGGAAGAGGAAAACCTTTCAGATgtaaatgaagaagatgataTGTTAAACATGTGTAACAcaagtaaaaataataagaaaagagatgattattataataattcatgTAAATTTATGTCTATTAGTACAAAGGATACTTGTTGTTTCATATCAAAAAACAATGCCGAATCGTCAGGAGATGAAGAAAGGTATCGATCAAAAAGTGATTGCTCAAATGatttaaaagaagaagataaagaagaaaaagccGAAAAAAACGGTATACATAAATTAAAAGGGGAAAGTCacgatgatgatataaaatgtatatattatataaatgatgatgagTTAGCAAAAGATGAAATAGAATTAAGAGGAGAAGATGACAAATACAAGAACAAAAATATTCAGGCAAATATAagtgaagaaaaagaaaagataaaatGTTTTAAGGAAGAAGAAAAGGGTACTCATATTAACATGCAATATAAATGTGATAATATAGTAGATGATGAATCTAATGAAAATTTACAAAGTGAAAAGTTTATTAGAAATACTTGTTTATCCTTAAGTGGTGCAGAATtagaagatgaaaaaaatgagtgtaatgaaaataatagcAAAATGAAAGATAATGTATTAAGCAATAATAATTCTAACGAAGATATTATGAATAGACAAGAAGAAGAATGTGATGTTATTAGTGGTAACGGAGATGTTAAATCGTATATAacatatgatgataaaatgAACCATACTACAAAATATCATAGAAATGTTGATTATgatagaaaatattttaataacgAAGGAGTATATAAGCGTTCTATTTATTAcattaaattaaatgaaaacagtaggtataattttaataataatgatgataatgaatatgataataattttcgTGGAAAGGATAATAATCattcttataattatcaaaagaaaaaaaataatcacgAATATAACAAgaatgtttataaaaataggAAATTTTTGAACACCAAGATTGATAATATTAGACAAAACGATGATGAAAACAGTAtgataaatgaaaatgattttaataataagaatggaaatatttttgatataaataaaggtATGAATAATGGGTCTATGGTGTACTAtcctataaaatataataataatagtaatagtaataataataataatgataaagttAAAAGGTATTCATCAAACAATGAAAACATCTCAAACAACAACGATAACAAtgataacaacaataataacaatattgtTAATTTaaacaattataataatattggtatgaataaatatgtatataataatacaaatgagatgaataattattatagtaATTATCATTGctataataacataaatgATATCACAAATagatatatgaataataacaatagtaataataataataatattagttATAACAATACTTATTATTGCTATTATAAGAATATGAAACATGGTAGTAATTATGAAGGTACTATATCTACTGCAACTACTACAAATAACAACCactataacaataataataataataattatatatatgaacattcTTTATCTGATATATccaatataatgataataccATATAGAAATTATCAAAGAGATAAAAAAGATTTTTCAGAACACTGTTCATTTTTGGGGGGTAAAAATATTCAGATGACTCTTAACAACGATATAAAGGATATGGATATGgaagatgataatatgttgaatgataataatataaataggaAGGcgcataatataaatgttcaTAAATGGATGCATGATATACAAAGCAACTATAAGTGTAATGatacacataataataaaaataataatgattatattaaAGACAACACATTAGATGATAACCATGGAGAGATTGATTATGATCATAAGTGTGATGAtgattttaattattatgaagaaaataattatttatatgacaGTACCCACAATAGCATAAAAGATAGAAATACATTAAGTGAAAACTTGAATTTACGAAAAACTTGTTCGTATGATGGGGAATTTTTTAATGACAAGTTTACTCATCGAACATGTAGTTATGAgagaaataataaagagaGTGATGATATTGAAGGGAACGAAGATGAAAAGAATTCAGACGAAagtaattataatgaaacatgtttaaaatataatgatgaaaaatataaagctaaatataatttgaaagagaaagatatatatgtatctaaTAGTAAATACATTAATAATGAGACAAATACATATTATGATATGTATTCACATAATAAGAGGTCAAGAGGAATTAGTACTAATTTACGAAATGATAACGTAGCAAGagatgatatatatagagAAGAAGAATGTAATATATGGAATGAAGATTTACATGTTTGTTCATTTAAAAAGATGAAtgatttaaagaaaaaaaaaaatgaatattatatggatgattattataattgtgaaaaagaagaaagagAAGTTGAAAAGAGTAAAGAAAAGGGAAAGGGAAGAAATGAtaagtatataaattttcctattaataaaaaaaatgaacaagtAGATGAACagcatttaatatatcactATATTCCTTGTATACCCAAAgtaaatacatataacacTAATCATTATCCTACATATGACAAAATCATGgaacattataataataaatataattggTTATATCATAGAACAGCTCTTTTTGAACCAATGGATATATCATATGTAGAAAGAAGACATATCATGGAACCTATATTAACATATGAAAAGGAAAAGATgggaaatattttattttcaaataataatagttctatttattttgtagggaatgaaaaaaatatagtacATGacaataatcataataaaatatatgaaaacgATGATGAAACAAGTAGTAATGATGATTTGTTTAATAAGGAATTACAAACATGTGTTTCATGttatcaatatattaaaGAGACAATACcctcaaataaaatatttattgaatCTACTTGTTTAAACTGTGGGCAATTTATAAGAAAATCCTtatgtttaatattaattgaattattaaaacCACAAGtccaaaatattttatcgGACGTTAGTTTTTATCAACAATGTTATAATGATTaa
- a CDS encoding multidrug resistance protein: MGRDQKENKDGNLSIKEEVEKELNKKSTAELFRKIKNEKISFFLPFKCLPVQHRKLLYISFVCAVLSGGTLPFFISVFGVILKNMNLGDNINPIILSLVSIGIVQFILSMISSYCMDVITSKILKTLKLEYLRSVFYQDGQFHDNNPGSKLRSDLDFYLEQVSSGIGTKFITIFTYASSFLGLYIWSLVKNARLTLCITCIFPLIYVCGVICNKKVKLNKKTSLLYNNNTMSIIEEALIGIRTVASYCGEKTILNKFNLSETFYSKYILKANFVEALHIGLINGLILVSYAFGFWYGTRIIINSATNQYPGNDFNGASVISILLGVLISMFMLTIILPNITEYMKALEATNSLYEIINRKPLVENNDDGETLPNIKKIEFKNVRFHYDTRKDVEIYKDLNFTLKEGKTYAFVGESGCGKSTILKLIERLYDPTEGDIIVNDSHNLKDINLKWWRSKIGVVSQDPLLFSNSIKNNIKYSLYSLKDLEAMENFYEENTNDTYENKDLSLINSSMTSNELLEMKKEYQSIKDSDVVDVSKKVLIHDFVSSLPDKYDTLVGSNASKLSGGQKQRISIARAIMRNPKILILDEATSSLDNKSEYLVQKTINNLKGNENRITIIIAHRLSTIRYANTIFVLSNREKGENNNDNDNNNDSNNNNDNNNNNNNKINNDGSYIVEQGTHDSLMKNKNGIYYLMINNQKISSNKSSNNGNDNGSDNKSSVYKDSDTGNDADNVNGSSLHDNENLSNNRNSKNTAENEKEEKLPFFKRMFRRKKKAPNNLRIIYKEIFSYKKDVTIIFFSILVAGGLYPVFALLYARYVSTLFDFANLEYNSNKYSLYILLIAIAMFISETLKNYYNNKIGEKVEKTMKRRLFENILYQEISFFDQDKNTPGVLSSHINRDVHLLKTGLVNNIVIFSHFIMLFLVSMVMSFYFCPIVAAVLTFIYFINMRVFAVRARLTKSKEIEKKENMSNGVFAFNSDDEMFKDPNFLIQEAFYNIHTVINYGLEDYFCNLIEKAIDYKSKGQKRRIIINAALWGFSQSAQLFINSFAYWFGSFLIKRGTILVDDFMKSLFTFIFTGSYAGKLMSLKGDSENAKLSFEKYYPLMIRKSNIDVRDDGGIRINKNLIKGKVDIKDVNFRYISRPNVPIYKNLSFSCDSKKTTAIVGETGSGKSTFMNLLLRFYDLKNDHIILKNDMTNLEDYQNNNNSLALKNVNEFTNQSGQEEDYTVFNNNGEILLDDINICDYNLRDLRNLFSIVSQEPMLFNMSIYENIKFGKEDATLEDVKRVSKFAAIDEFIESLPNKYDTNVGPYGKSLSGGQKQRIAIARALLREPKILLLDEATSSLDSNSEKLIEKTIVDIKDKADKTIITIAHRIASIKRSDKIVVFNNPDRNGTFVQSHGTHDELLSAQDGIYKKYVKLAK; this comes from the coding sequence ATGGGTAGAGATCAGAAAGAGAATAAAGATGGTAACCTCAGTATCAAAGAAGAGGTTGAAAAAGAGTTGAACAAAAAGAGTACCGCTGAATTATttagaaaaataaagaatgagaaaatatcattttttttaccGTTTAAATGTTTACCTGTACAACatagaaaattattatatatatcatttgtatGTGCTGTATTATCAGGAGGAACATtacctttttttatatcagtATTTGGTGTAATATTAAAGAACATGAATTTaggtgataatattaatcctataatattatcattagtaTCAATAGGTATAGttcaatttatattatctatgATATCAAGTTATTGTATGGATGTTATTActtcaaaaatattaaaaaccTTAAAACTTGAATATTTAAGAAGTGTTTTTTATCAAGATGGACAATTTCATGATAATAATCCAGGATCTAAATTAAGATCTGATTTAGATTTTTATTTAGAACAAGTTAGTTCAGGAATTGGTACAAAATTTATAACCATTTTTACGTATGCTAGTTCATTTTtaggtttatatatttgGTCCTTAGTAAAAAATGCACGTTTGACTTTATGTATTACATGTATTTTTCCTTTAATTTATGTTTGTGGTGTCATATGTAATAAGAaagtaaaattaaataagaaGACTTcattgttatataataacaatactATGTCTATTATAGAAGAAGCTTTAATAGGAATAAGAACAGTTGCAAGTTATTGTGGTGAAAAAACTATATTAAacaaatttaatttatcagAAACATTTtatagtaaatatattttaaaagctAATTTTGTAGAAGCATTACATATAGGTTTAATTAATGGTTTAATTTTAGTTTCTTATGCATTTGGTTTTTGGTATGGTAcaagaattataataaatagtgCAACCAATCAATACCCAGGAAATGATTTTAATGGTGCTTCAGTTATATCTATTTTGTTAGGGGTACTTATTAGTATGTTTATGTTAACGATTATCTTACCTAATATAACTGAATATATGAAAGCTTTAGAAGCAACAAATAGTCtctatgaaataataaatagaaAACCATTAgttgaaaataatgatgatggaGAAACCTTaccaaatattaaaaaaattgaatttaaaaatgtaCGATTTCATTATGATACTAGAAAAGATGTTGAAATTTATAAAGATTTAAACTTTACTTTAAAAGAAGGAAAAACATATGCATTTGTAGGAGAATCAGGTTGTGGTAAATCAACCATACTAAAATTAATTGAAAGACTTTATGATCCAACTGAAGGAGATATTATTGTAAATGATTcacataatttaaaagatattaaTTTGAAATGGTGGAGATCAAAAATTGGTGTTGTTAGTCAAGATCCATTATTATTTAGTAAttcaattaaaaataatattaaatatagttTATATAGTTTAAAAGATTTAGAAGCTATGGAAAATttttatgaagaaaatacTAATGATacttatgaaaataaagatttATCCTTAATTAATAGTTCTATGACATCAAATGAATTAttagaaatgaaaaaagaatacCAATCTATTAAAGATTCAGATGTTGTTGATGTTTCCAAAAAAGTACTTATACATGATTTTGTATCATCATTACCAGATAAATATGATACTCTAGTAGGTTCCAATGCATCCAAATTATCAGGTGGACAAAAACAAAGAATTTCAATTGCAAGAGCAATAATGAGAAATCCAAAAATTCTAATTCTTGATGAAGCTACATCTTCCTTAGATAACAAATCTGAGTATTTAGTACAAAAaacaattaataatttaaaaggaAATGAAAATAGAATAACAATTATTATAGCACATAGATTAAGTACTATAAGATATGCCAACacaatttttgttttatcaaATAGAGAAAAAggtgaaaataataatgataatgataataataatgatagtaataataataatgataacaacaataataataataacaaaattaataatgatgGTAGCTATATCGTTGAACAAGGAACACATGATAGtcttatgaaaaataaaaatggaatataCTACCTCATGATCAATAACCAAAAGATTTCATCAAATAAATCATCAAATAATGGAAATGATAATGGATCAGATAATAAAAGTAGCGTTTATAAAGATTCAGATACAGGTAATGATGCAGATAATGTAAATGGTTCATCCTTACATGACAATGAaaatttatcaaataatCGTAATTCTAAAAATACAgctgaaaatgaaaaagaagagaAACTTCCATTCTTTAAAAGAATGtttagaagaaaaaagaaagcaCCAAACAATTTacgtattatttataaagaaatattttcatataaaaaagatgttactataattttctttagTATTTTAGTAGCTGGAGGATTATATCCTGTATTTGCTTTATTATATGCTAGATATGTATCTACATTATTTGATTTTGCAAATCTAgaatataattcaaataaatattctcTATATATTTTGCTTATTGCTATTGCTATGTTCATTTCAGAAACACTCAAAAactattataataacaaaataggAGAAAAAGTCGAAAAAACTATGAAACGTAgattatttgaaaatatattatatcaagaAATTAGTTTCTTTGATCAAGATAAAAATACTCCAGGTGTTTTATCTTCACATATTAATAGAGATgtacatttattaaaaactGGTTTAgtaaataatattgttattttttcaCATTTCATAATGCTCTTTTTAGTTAGTATGGTTatgtcattttatttttgtccAATTGTTGCAGCTGTATTgacattcatatattttattaatatgcgTGTATTTGCTGTAAGAGCTAGATTAACTAAAAGTAAAGAAAttgagaaaaaagaaaatatgtcAAATGGAGTTTTTGCATTTAATTCAGATGATGAAATGTTTAAAGATCCAAACTTTTTAATACAAGAAGCATTTTACAACATTCATACTGTTATTAATTATGGTTTAGAAGATTATTTCTGTAATTTGATAGAAAAAGCCATTGATTATAAAAGTAAAGGACAAAAGAGAAGAATTATCATAAATGCAGCCTTATGGGGATTCAGTCAAAGCGCTCAGTTGTTTATTAATAGTTTTGCTTATTGGTTTGGATCCTTCTTAATCAAAAGAGGTACTATTTTAGTTGATGATTTTATGAAATCCttatttacttttatatttactgGTAGTTATGCTGGAAAATTAATGTCCTTAAAAGGAGATTCAGAAAATGCAAAATTATCTTTTGAGAAATATTATCCATTAATGATTAGAAAATCAAATATTGATGTAAGAGATGATGGTggaataagaataaataaaaatttaatcaAGGGTAAAGTTGATATTAAAGATGTAAATTTCCGTTATATATCAAGACCAAATGTacctatatataaaaatttatcttTTAGTTGTGATAGTAAAAAAACTACAGCAATAGTTGGAGAAACAGGTAGTGGAAAATCAACTTTTATGAATCTCTTATTAAGATTTTATGATTTGAAAAATGATcacattatattaaaaaatgatatgacAAATCTTGAAgattatcaaaataataataattcattggccttaaaaaatgtaaatgaaTTTACTAACCAATCTGGACAAGAAGAAGATTATACTGTATTTAATAACAATGgagaaatattattagatgatattaatatatgtgatTATAACTTAAGAGATCTTAGAAACTTATTTTCAATAGTTAGTCAAGAACCCATGCTATTTAATATGTccatatatgaaaatatcaAATTTGGAAAAGAAGATGCAACATTGGAAGATGTCAAACGTGTTAGTAAATTTGCTGCTATAGATGAATTTATTGAATCATTaccaaataaatatgatacaaATGTTGGACCATATGGTAAAAGCTTATCAGGTGGACAAAAACAAAGAATAGCTATAGCTAGAGCTTTATTAAGAGAAcctaaaatattattattagatgaAGCAACATCATCACTTGATTCCAATTCTGAGAAATTAATTGAAAAAACTATTGTAGATATTAAAGATAAAGCTGATAAaactattattactattgcCCACAGAATTGCATCTATAAAAAGATCAGACAAAATTGTTGTATTTAATAACCCTGATCGTAATGGAACCTTTGTTCAGTCACATGGAACACATGATGAATTATTATCAGCACAAgatggaatatataaaaaatatgtaaaattagCCAAATGA
- a CDS encoding mitochondrial processing peptidase alpha subunit, putative: MKKNIQCLNIFYKTKWRNIHNSSIVRSKENMNLQKIYTGEKQNFNKVSFKKEKIEDVIKEVKFDYYYFNEGKKNKYKDIPLNISIINESDFPPFKAVDEKLHFSVLENDLKIISTNRNNSVCSIGLYVKCGSRYEEINDKVNEQGMSVMLENMAFHSTAHLSHLRTIKSLEKIGATVSCNAFREHMVYSCECLKEYLPIVTNLIIGNVLFPRFLSWEMKNNVNRLNLMREKLFENNELYITELLHNTAWYNNTLGNKLYVYESSIENYTSENLRNFMLKHFSPKNMTLIGVNVEHDELTKWTSRAFQDYVPIPYTNQKEITPKYTGGFISVEDKNVKKTNIAIAYETQGGWKNSDMITLTVLQTLMGGGGSFSTGGPGKGMYSRLFLNVLNSYNFIESCMAFSTQHSDTGLFGLYFTGDPSNTSDIIKAMALEFQKMDRVTDEELNRAKKSLKSFMWMSLEYKSILMEDLARQMMILNRILTGKQLSDAIDSITKEDIQRVVHNFLKTKPTVVVYGNINYSPHYDEICNILAHK, translated from the exons atgaagaaaaatatacaatgtttgaatattttttataaaaccaAATGGAGAAACATACACAACAGTAGTATTGTGAGGtcaaaagaaaatatgaatcttcaaaaaatatatacaggagaaaaacaaaattttaaCAAAGTATCCTTTAAGAAAGAGAAAATAGAAGATGTGATTAAAGAAGTAAagtttgattattattattttaatgaagggaaaaaaaataaatacaaagatatcccattaaatatatctataattaATGAATCTGATTTCCCACCATTTAAGGCAGTTGATGAAAAACTTCATTTCTCAGTTTTAGAAAATGATTTGAAAATTATATCAACCAATAGAAACAATAGTGTGTGTTCGATAG GTTTGTATGTAAAGTGCGGTTCCAGGTACGAAGAAATAAACGACAAAGTAAATGAACAAGGTATGAGCGTAATGCTTGAGAATATGGCTTTTCATAGTACGGCACATTTATCTCATTTAAGAACTATAAAATCACTTGAAAAAATAGGAGCTACTGTTAGTTGTAATGCCTTTCGTGAGCATATGGTTTATAGTTGTGAATgtttaaaagaatatttacCTATTGTTACTAATTTAATAATTGGTAATGTATTATTTCCAAGATTTTTATCATGGGAAATGAAAAACAATGTAAACCGTTTAAATTTAATGCGTGAgaaattatttgaaaataatgaattatatataaccgAATTATTACATAATACAGCATGGTATAATAATACCTTAggtaataaattatatgtatatgaatCTAGTATTGAAAATTATACATCAGAAAATTTAAGGAATTTTATGTTGAAACATTTCTCACCAAAAAATATGACATTGATAGGTGTTAATGTGGAACATGACGAACTAACCAAATGGACCTCTAGAGCTTTTCAAGATTATGTTCCTATACCTTATACAAATCAAAAAGAAATAACACCCAAATATACAGGTGGATTTATAAGTGTAGAAGATAAAAATgtgaaaaaaacaaatattgcCATTGCTTATGAAACACAAGGTGGTTGGAAAAATTCTGATATGATTACCTTAACAGTATTACAAACATTAATGGGTGGTGGTGGCTCTTTTTCCACTGGAGGTCCTGGAAAGGGTATGTATTCAAGATTATTCttaaatgttttaaatagttataattttattgaaTCATGTATGGCCTTTAGTACTCAACATTCAGATACTGGTCTTTTTGGATTATATTTTACGGGAGACCCATCAAATACCtctgatataataaaagctATGGCATTAGAATTTCAAAAAATGGATAGAGTTACTGATGAAGAACTTAATAGAGCAAAGAAAAGCTTAAAAAGCTTTATGTGGATGAGTTTAGAATATAAATCAATATTAATGGAAGATTTAGCTAGACAAATGATGATTTTAAATAGAATATTAACAGGAAAACAATTATCAGACGCTATCGATTCAATAACAAAAGAAGATATACAAAGAGTTGTTCATAATTTCTTGAAAACAAAACCAACAGTTGTTGTTTATGGAAATATCAATTATTCACCTCATTATGATGAAATATGTAACATATTAGCAcacaaatga